A region of Deinococcus rubellus DNA encodes the following proteins:
- the fabD gene encoding ACP S-malonyltransferase, which yields MSADLLADFPAARAVFEAAEATLPGLRALIETGPLDALTLTANQQPALVTASLAAYRAWQAHTGLTPFAAAGHSLGEYSAHVAAGTLELEVALRLTRRRGELMQEAVPVGVGAMAAIMGDPGAVEEVCAGIEGVQPANYNAPTQTVISGEKAAVDAAAAQLKARGLKAIPLKVSAPFHCALMQPAAEALAPDLRAGPLGQMAFPVVANVNAQAISEAVQVPELLIDQITGSVRWVQSVRRLADMGVDVFVEFGPGTVLTGLVKRILPEARVMNVGNLSQVQEFSL from the coding sequence ATGAGCGCCGATCTGCTGGCCGACTTTCCCGCCGCCCGCGCCGTGTTCGAGGCGGCCGAGGCGACGCTGCCGGGCCTGCGTGCCCTGATCGAAACCGGGCCGCTCGACGCCCTGACCCTGACCGCCAACCAGCAGCCCGCCCTGGTGACGGCCAGCCTCGCCGCCTACCGGGCCTGGCAGGCGCACACGGGCCTGACGCCCTTCGCGGCGGCGGGCCACAGTCTGGGCGAGTACAGCGCCCACGTCGCCGCCGGAACCCTGGAGTTGGAAGTGGCCCTGCGGCTGACCCGCCGGCGCGGTGAGCTGATGCAGGAAGCAGTGCCGGTCGGCGTCGGCGCAATGGCGGCCATCATGGGCGATCCGGGCGCGGTGGAGGAAGTCTGCGCGGGTATTGAAGGGGTGCAGCCCGCCAACTACAACGCGCCCACCCAGACCGTCATTTCCGGTGAGAAGGCGGCAGTGGACGCAGCAGCGGCCCAGCTCAAAGCACGCGGCCTTAAAGCCATTCCCTTGAAAGTCAGCGCCCCCTTTCATTGCGCGCTGATGCAGCCCGCTGCTGAGGCGCTGGCTCCCGATTTGCGGGCCGGGCCACTCGGCCAGATGGCCTTTCCGGTGGTGGCAAATGTGAACGCCCAGGCCATCAGCGAGGCTGTGCAGGTGCCGGAGCTGCTCATCGACCAGATCACCGGCAGCGTCAGGTGGGTGCAGAGCGTTCGCCGACTGGCCGACATGGGCGTGGACGTGTTCGTGGAGTTCGGGCCGGGCACTGTGCTGACTGGACTCGTGAAGCGAATTTTGCCCGAAGCGCGGGTCATGAATGTGGGGAACTTGAGCCAGGTGCAGGAGTTTTCGCTGTAG
- the fabG gene encoding 3-oxoacyl-[acyl-carrier-protein] reductase, with amino-acid sequence MTNPTIPQRVALITGAGRGLGRAMALKLAADGFAVAVHYGRSSQEAEALAEQIRAAGGVAQTFKADLSVPANAGKLVEDVAVQMGGLHVLVNNAGITRDGLAIRMKDEDWDAVIQTNLSSAFAACRAAIKIMMRAKSGRIINVSSVVGLMGNPGQANYVASKAGLIGLTKALAKEYGGRNITVNALAPGFIASDMTDALSETQKAGYVAAIPLGRLGQPEDVAALVGFLASDAAGYITGQVIGVDGGLYPH; translated from the coding sequence ATGACCAACCCAACCATCCCCCAACGCGTCGCTCTCATCACCGGAGCTGGGCGTGGCCTCGGTAGAGCGATGGCCCTCAAACTGGCCGCTGACGGCTTTGCGGTGGCCGTTCACTACGGGCGCAGCAGCCAGGAAGCCGAGGCGCTGGCCGAGCAGATTCGCGCGGCGGGCGGCGTCGCCCAGACCTTCAAGGCTGACCTCTCGGTGCCTGCCAACGCGGGCAAACTGGTGGAGGACGTGGCGGTCCAGATGGGCGGCCTGCATGTGCTGGTCAACAACGCCGGAATCACCCGCGATGGCCTCGCCATCCGCATGAAGGACGAGGACTGGGACGCCGTCATTCAGACCAACCTGAGCAGTGCTTTCGCCGCCTGCCGGGCCGCCATCAAGATCATGATGCGGGCGAAAAGCGGACGAATCATCAATGTGTCCAGCGTGGTGGGTCTGATGGGCAACCCCGGTCAGGCCAATTACGTCGCCAGCAAGGCGGGCCTGATCGGGCTGACCAAGGCGCTCGCCAAGGAGTACGGAGGCCGCAACATCACCGTGAACGCACTGGCCCCCGGATTTATCGCCTCCGACATGACCGACGCCCTGAGCGAAACCCAGAAGGCGGGCTACGTGGCCGCCATTCCGCTGGGTCGCCTGGGCCAGCCAGAGGATGTGGCCGCGTTGGTGGGCTTCCTCGCCTCCGATGCGGCGGGCTATATCACCGGGCAGGTCATCGGGGTGGACGGCGGGCTGTATCCGCACTGA
- a CDS encoding V-type ATP synthase subunit B translates to MTLLQKEYNDVAYISGPLLFVNAASDLAYNAIVNIKDGNGRIRGGQVIEVSDEHAVIQIFEDTRGLDLATASVSLVEDVARLGVSKDMIGRRFDGLGRPIDGLPNVIADERRSINGQAMNPASRAKPEEFIQTGISTIDINTSLIRGQKLPIFSGSGLPHNELAAQIARQAKVPGSDEPFAVVFAAMGLTQREVSFFTQEFERTGALARAVLFLNKADDPTVERILTPRMALTTAEYLAFEHGYHVLVILTDLTNYCEALREIGGAREEIPGRRGFPGYMYTDLASLYERAGVIQGKPGSVTQLPILSMPDDDITHPIPDLTGYITEGQIVVDRTLNSKGIFPPINPLPSLSRLMGNGIGKGKTRADHKNVSDQLFAAYANGLDLRKLVAITGEDALTENDKLFLRFAEDFENYFIGQGGQDRSIEDSMTVAWGILSKLPQSQLTRIGKDSIDKYYGTKVDEMWKGNRM, encoded by the coding sequence GTGACCCTGCTCCAGAAGGAATACAACGACGTCGCCTATATTTCCGGGCCGCTCCTGTTCGTCAACGCGGCCTCGGACCTGGCCTACAACGCCATCGTCAACATCAAGGACGGCAACGGGCGCATTCGCGGCGGGCAGGTCATTGAGGTCAGCGACGAGCACGCCGTCATCCAGATTTTCGAGGACACGCGCGGCCTAGACCTCGCCACCGCCTCGGTAAGTCTGGTGGAAGATGTGGCCCGTTTGGGCGTCTCCAAGGACATGATCGGACGGCGCTTCGACGGCCTGGGCCGCCCCATCGACGGGCTGCCCAACGTGATCGCCGACGAGCGCCGCAGCATCAACGGCCAGGCCATGAACCCGGCCAGCCGTGCCAAGCCGGAAGAGTTCATTCAGACTGGCATCAGCACCATCGACATCAACACCTCGCTCATTCGCGGCCAGAAGCTGCCGATCTTCAGTGGAAGCGGTCTGCCCCATAACGAGCTGGCTGCCCAGATTGCCCGTCAGGCCAAGGTACCCGGCTCGGACGAACCGTTCGCGGTGGTCTTCGCGGCGATGGGACTGACCCAGCGCGAGGTGTCGTTCTTCACTCAGGAATTCGAGCGCACCGGCGCTCTGGCCCGCGCCGTGCTGTTCCTCAACAAGGCCGACGATCCCACCGTCGAGCGCATTCTGACGCCGCGCATGGCGCTGACCACCGCCGAGTACCTGGCCTTTGAGCACGGCTACCACGTGCTGGTGATCCTGACCGATTTGACCAACTACTGTGAGGCGCTGCGTGAAATCGGCGGCGCGCGCGAGGAAATCCCCGGACGGCGCGGCTTCCCCGGCTACATGTACACCGATTTGGCCTCGCTGTATGAGCGCGCGGGGGTCATTCAGGGCAAGCCCGGCTCGGTGACCCAGTTGCCGATTCTCTCGATGCCCGACGACGACATCACCCACCCGATTCCTGATCTCACCGGCTACATCACTGAAGGGCAGATCGTGGTGGACCGCACCCTGAACAGCAAGGGCATCTTCCCGCCGATCAACCCGCTGCCGAGCCTGTCGCGGCTGATGGGCAACGGCATCGGCAAGGGCAAGACGCGCGCCGACCACAAGAACGTGTCAGATCAGCTGTTTGCCGCCTACGCCAACGGTCTCGATTTGCGCAAACTCGTCGCCATCACGGGCGAGGACGCGCTGACCGAGAACGACAAGCTGTTCCTGCGCTTCGCCGAGGATTTCGAGAATTACTTCATCGGCCAGGGCGGACAGGACCGCAGCATCGAGGACTCGATGACGGTGGCCTGGGGCATTCTGAGCAAGCTGCCGCAGTCACAACTGACCCGTATCGGCAAGGACTCGATCGACAAGTACTACGGCACCAAGGTCGACGAGATGTGGAAGGGAAATAGGATGTAG
- a CDS encoding HD domain-containing protein has translation MKLAAVWAFCTPFYSEAGRAYHNLHHVEHMLVALKSRTDLLLPLELAVWGHDLIYDPARNDNEERSAQVFGEWLTVQGASPELRQEVAALILATRHDTPPQTPTAALIVDADLAVFGAADADFWAYEQSIRQEYAFVPWPAYRSGRQAILQHFLSQEQVYSTPEFAGLEAAARAHLEAAARKLADSPEE, from the coding sequence ATGAAGCTGGCGGCGGTATGGGCGTTCTGCACGCCGTTCTACTCGGAAGCCGGGCGGGCCTACCACAATCTCCACCATGTCGAACACATGCTGGTCGCCCTGAAGTCGCGAACCGACCTGCTGCTGCCGCTGGAACTGGCGGTCTGGGGCCACGATCTGATCTACGACCCGGCCAGGAATGACAACGAGGAGCGCAGCGCGCAGGTGTTTGGCGAATGGCTCACAGTGCAGGGCGCGTCCCCCGAGCTCCGGCAGGAGGTGGCGGCGCTGATCCTGGCGACCCGGCACGACACGCCGCCACAGACCCCCACCGCCGCCCTGATCGTGGACGCCGACCTGGCAGTTTTTGGCGCTGCCGATGCAGACTTCTGGGCCTATGAGCAGTCCATCCGGCAGGAATATGCTTTTGTGCCCTGGCCCGCTTACCGGAGCGGGCGGCAGGCCATCTTGCAGCACTTTCTGAGCCAGGAGCAGGTTTACAGCACGCCAGAATTTGCAGGGCTAGAAGCGGCAGCACGGGCGCATCTGGAAGCCGCCGCTCGGAAACTGGCCGACTCGCCGGAGGAATGA
- a CDS encoding nucleoside hydrolase: MTSSSFPTWHDCDPGSDDAITLLTLLGRSDVQLLGVSTTHGNAPLSATTHNARALLTLAGRDDVPVYAGALAPLVREPVYAPQIHGVGGLGNVPLPEPTRPVQGEHAALALIRQLCAQPGEISVLATGPLTNLALAERLRPGVLREARQIIVMGGSLENGAPRLGNTTPRAEFNTYADPHAFDVVLKAGAKLSLIGLNLTRQVQVTRQRAQQLAAVGTAAAHTCAALLDDYLDRIGKLGQSVGALHDPCTAALMLAPELFGWEAARVVTMTDSGERLGETVRVDGEPNVQLVTRADESGVYGLITEALRQLP; encoded by the coding sequence ATGACCTCCTCCTCCTTCCCGACCTGGCATGACTGCGACCCCGGCAGCGACGACGCCATCACTTTGCTGACCCTGCTGGGCCGCTCAGACGTGCAACTGCTGGGCGTGTCCACGACGCACGGCAACGCGCCGCTGAGCGCCACCACCCACAATGCCCGTGCCCTGCTGACGCTGGCGGGCCGGGACGACGTGCCCGTCTATGCCGGGGCGCTGGCCCCGCTGGTGCGTGAGCCGGTGTACGCGCCGCAGATTCACGGCGTCGGCGGGCTGGGGAACGTGCCACTGCCAGAGCCGACCCGGCCCGTTCAGGGCGAACACGCTGCTCTGGCGCTGATCCGGCAACTCTGCGCCCAGCCCGGCGAGATCAGTGTGCTGGCCACCGGGCCGCTGACCAACCTGGCGCTGGCCGAGCGGCTCAGACCCGGCGTACTGAGGGAAGCCCGGCAGATCATCGTGATGGGCGGCAGTCTGGAGAACGGGGCACCTCGACTCGGCAACACCACCCCCCGCGCCGAATTCAACACCTACGCCGACCCGCACGCCTTCGACGTGGTGCTGAAAGCCGGGGCGAAACTCTCGCTGATCGGGCTGAACCTGACCCGCCAAGTACAGGTGACGCGGCAGCGGGCGCAGCAACTTGCCGCTGTCGGCACAGCTGCCGCCCACACCTGCGCCGCCCTCCTTGACGACTACTTGGACCGCATCGGCAAGCTGGGTCAGAGCGTGGGAGCCCTGCACGACCCCTGCACGGCGGCGCTGATGCTCGCGCCGGAGCTGTTCGGGTGGGAGGCAGCCCGCGTGGTAACCATGACCGACAGCGGCGAACGCCTGGGCGAAACGGTGCGCGTGGACGGCGAGCCAAACGTGCAACTGGTGACAAGGGCCGATGAATCGGGAGTTTACGGGCTGATCACCGAGGCGCTGAGACAGCTGCCATGA
- a CDS encoding V-type ATP synthase subunit D: MMADISPTRSALLAAKASLKTATSGADLLKRKRDALIGEFFALIKDALAAREELSGVSKGAYVSLFSAKAWDSPEAVESLSLAQGSEYSVNMEIESIYGVKVPKMQIPERNTAAAFSPINVGSRTIQAATDFQTVMSALVKVAATETKLRRIGEEIKKTSRRVNALEQVVIPGVLNEIRFIRGVLDQREREESFRLKKIKAKLEREAAANKKAAKEAQAAD; this comes from the coding sequence ATCATGGCAGACATCAGTCCCACCCGCAGCGCCCTGCTGGCCGCCAAAGCCAGCCTCAAGACCGCCACCAGCGGTGCAGACCTGCTCAAGCGCAAGCGTGACGCCCTCATCGGTGAGTTCTTTGCGCTGATCAAGGACGCACTGGCCGCCCGCGAGGAGTTGTCGGGCGTCAGCAAGGGCGCGTATGTCTCGCTGTTCTCGGCCAAAGCCTGGGACAGTCCCGAGGCCGTCGAGAGCCTGAGTCTGGCGCAGGGCAGCGAGTACAGCGTCAACATGGAAATCGAGAGCATCTACGGCGTGAAAGTGCCGAAGATGCAGATTCCCGAGCGCAACACCGCCGCCGCATTCAGTCCGATCAACGTCGGTTCGCGCACCATCCAGGCCGCCACCGACTTTCAGACCGTCATGAGCGCGCTGGTGAAGGTGGCCGCCACCGAGACCAAGCTGCGGCGCATCGGCGAGGAGATCAAAAAGACCTCACGCCGCGTCAACGCGCTGGAACAGGTGGTTATTCCCGGTGTGCTCAACGAGATCCGTTTCATTCGCGGGGTACTCGATCAGCGCGAACGCGAGGAGAGCTTCCGCCTCAAGAAAATCAAGGCCAAGCTGGAGCGCGAGGCTGCCGCCAATAAGAAAGCGGCAAAAGAAGCGCAAGCTGCCGACTGA
- a CDS encoding beta-ketoacyl-ACP synthase III: MSQPAAPRSTPPIGITAVGAYAPDKIVTNEDFAARLDTNDEWIVSHTGIRERRFVSEGEYSSVLGVRAVQNLLERFPDALEGVDAVVCATATPDALFPSTAALIAGQLGLRGAAAFDVSAACSGFVYGCSVAHGLILAGAATKVLMIGADTLSRVVDQDDRGTAILFGDGAGAVVIGEVPPGYGFESFVLGADGSGADSLYIRCMATQLPSGLQMGEFTGMNGREVFKFAVRVMVDSGKAAMHKAGLSASDVDWLIPHQANIRIIQPACDRLGIPLSKTVVNLERYGNTSAGSVPLALAEAVQDGRIKDGQQVLMVAFGGGLSWGAGTFKWYDSTKHQAARSVPAEVTA, translated from the coding sequence ATGTCGCAGCCTGCCGCCCCAAGATCGACGCCGCCCATAGGCATTACCGCCGTGGGCGCGTACGCCCCCGACAAGATTGTCACCAACGAGGATTTCGCTGCCCGGCTCGACACCAACGACGAATGGATCGTCTCGCACACCGGCATCCGCGAGCGCCGATTTGTCAGCGAGGGCGAGTACAGCTCGGTGCTGGGCGTGCGGGCCGTGCAGAATCTGCTGGAGCGTTTCCCTGACGCGTTGGAGGGGGTTGATGCGGTGGTCTGCGCCACCGCCACTCCCGACGCGCTGTTTCCCTCGACGGCGGCGCTGATCGCCGGGCAACTGGGCTTGCGCGGCGCGGCGGCCTTCGACGTGTCGGCGGCGTGCAGCGGCTTCGTCTACGGCTGCTCGGTGGCGCACGGCCTGATTCTGGCGGGCGCGGCCACCAAAGTGCTGATGATCGGCGCGGACACCCTCAGCCGGGTCGTGGATCAGGATGACCGGGGCACCGCCATTCTGTTCGGTGACGGCGCGGGTGCAGTGGTCATCGGCGAGGTGCCGCCGGGCTACGGCTTCGAGTCGTTCGTGCTGGGGGCCGACGGCTCGGGTGCCGACAGCCTGTATATCCGCTGCATGGCGACCCAGCTGCCCAGCGGCCTTCAGATGGGCGAATTCACCGGCATGAATGGCCGCGAGGTCTTCAAATTCGCGGTGCGGGTCATGGTGGACAGTGGCAAGGCGGCCATGCACAAGGCCGGGCTGAGTGCCAGCGACGTGGACTGGCTGATTCCCCACCAGGCCAATATCCGCATCATTCAACCGGCTTGCGACCGCCTGGGCATTCCACTCAGCAAAACGGTGGTCAATCTGGAGCGCTACGGCAACACTTCCGCCGGATCGGTGCCGCTGGCCCTGGCAGAGGCCGTTCAAGACGGGCGCATTAAAGACGGCCAGCAGGTGCTGATGGTGGCCTTCGGCGGCGGCCTGAGCTGGGGCGCGGGCACTTTCAAGTGGTATGACAGCACCAAGCATCAGGCGGCCAGATCAGTGCCCGCCGAGGTCACGGCGTGA